Proteins from a genomic interval of Rhodothermales bacterium:
- the gmk gene encoding guanylate kinase: MSSSGPRGRIVVLTAPSGGGKTSVARRLMAAVPELTFSVSATTRPPREGEVHGVHYHFLTPTEFRAQVVSGGLIEYVEVYPDRFYGTLKSTVDAATPEAPILLDIEVVGARNVKSMFGDEALTLFIMPPSLEVLAERLRMRGTETEADLTTRLDRASMELAAANDFDHVVMNDRLDDAAAETIALVRSFLDGDPKNR, translated from the coding sequence ATGTCGAGTAGCGGACCCCGGGGTCGCATCGTCGTGCTCACGGCACCCTCTGGCGGGGGCAAGACTTCTGTAGCGCGACGACTCATGGCCGCCGTGCCTGAGCTGACCTTTTCCGTCTCCGCGACCACCCGGCCGCCGAGGGAGGGCGAAGTGCACGGCGTGCACTACCATTTTCTGACGCCCACGGAATTCCGTGCTCAGGTGGTCTCGGGCGGCCTGATCGAGTACGTCGAAGTCTACCCGGACAGGTTCTACGGAACGCTCAAGAGCACGGTCGATGCGGCCACGCCCGAGGCCCCGATCCTGCTTGACATCGAGGTCGTCGGCGCGCGCAACGTCAAGTCCATGTTCGGAGACGAGGCGCTGACGCTGTTCATCATGCCGCCCAGCCTGGAGGTGCTGGCTGAGCGCCTGCGCATGCGGGGCACCGAGACCGAGGCGGACCTGACGACGAGGCTCGACCGCGCGTCCATGGAGCTGGCCGCTGCCAATGATTTCGATCACGTCGTGATGAACGATCGCCTGGACGATGCCGCTGCCGAAACGATCGCCCTCGTGCGGTCGTTTCTGGACGGAGACCCCAAGAACCGATGA
- the coaBC gene encoding bifunctional phosphopantothenoylcysteine decarboxylase/phosphopantothenate--cysteine ligase CoaBC, whose protein sequence is MTELEGKRFIVGISGGIAAYKSVELVRLLRKEGAEVQVLLTPDATRFVTPLTLGTLSEREVMIEIFPPNESGSWTRHVHLGLWADLMIVAPATANTLSKLVSGACDSMLTAVALSARCPMLVCPAMDHDMYEHASTQANLETLRGRGVEVMDAPEGPLASGLVGKGRLPEPGDIVARAVGMVQAASPKLEGPRVLVTAGPTRESLDPVRFLTNRSSGAMGFEIARSARRLGCRVTLVSGPSALETPDGVHRIDVESAADMYDAVMARRSADVIIMAAAVADYTPAEVSSGKIKKKDGEMVLRLKRTRDILKDLGASRDDGQTLVGFALETDDAQSGALKKLHGKNVDWIVLNNPTEQGAGFGPGTNKVTLFGKAGQVEPLPVMPKSEVALAILGAVMPGLAQEA, encoded by the coding sequence ATGACCGAACTCGAAGGCAAACGCTTCATCGTCGGCATTTCCGGCGGCATCGCCGCATACAAGTCGGTTGAGTTGGTCCGTCTTCTCCGCAAGGAGGGCGCGGAGGTTCAGGTCCTGCTGACCCCCGATGCCACCCGCTTTGTCACGCCGCTCACCCTGGGCACGCTGTCCGAGCGGGAAGTGATGATCGAGATCTTCCCGCCCAACGAGAGCGGAAGCTGGACCCGACATGTGCACCTGGGTCTCTGGGCCGACCTCATGATTGTAGCCCCGGCCACCGCCAATACGCTGAGCAAGCTCGTCTCGGGTGCGTGTGACTCGATGCTCACCGCCGTCGCGCTTTCCGCGCGATGCCCCATGCTGGTCTGCCCCGCCATGGACCACGACATGTACGAGCACGCCTCCACCCAGGCCAACCTCGAGACGCTTCGGGGCCGGGGAGTCGAGGTCATGGACGCTCCCGAAGGCCCCTTGGCCAGCGGTCTCGTCGGAAAGGGGCGCTTGCCCGAGCCCGGGGACATTGTCGCACGGGCGGTGGGCATGGTACAGGCGGCATCGCCCAAACTGGAAGGTCCGCGCGTGCTGGTGACGGCCGGGCCCACCCGCGAATCCCTGGACCCGGTTCGTTTTCTGACCAACCGATCTTCCGGAGCGATGGGATTCGAAATCGCCCGGTCCGCGCGACGATTGGGCTGCCGAGTCACGCTGGTGTCCGGCCCCTCGGCGCTTGAGACCCCGGACGGAGTGCACCGCATTGACGTGGAGAGTGCGGCCGACATGTATGATGCGGTCATGGCGCGCAGAAGCGCAGACGTGATCATCATGGCGGCGGCAGTCGCCGATTACACGCCTGCTGAAGTCTCGTCGGGCAAGATCAAGAAGAAGGACGGCGAGATGGTCCTGCGGCTGAAACGGACTCGGGACATTCTGAAGGATCTTGGAGCGAGCCGCGACGATGGCCAGACCCTGGTCGGCTTTGCGCTCGAGACGGACGATGCGCAGTCAGGTGCGCTCAAGAAGCTGCACGGCAAGAACGTGGACTGGATTGTGCTCAACAATCCCACCGAACAGGGGGCGGGGTTCGGCCCCGGTACCAACAAAGTGACCCTGTTCGGCAAGGCCGGCCAGGTTGAGCCGCTGCCGGTGATGCCCAAGTCGGAAGTCGCCCTGGCGATTCTGGGTGCGGTCATGCCAGGATTGGCCCAGGAAGCCTGA